In Natronococcus occultus SP4, the following proteins share a genomic window:
- a CDS encoding ATP-grasp domain-containing protein, translating to MAVSDSVTVGVLSLHTSKETKAILNAVEELGHDTEWLRAENTAVSVADGSATLEPAVDVIANRMLLSNTEQPCEELGLANTVSGLVPMLNEPQSVLTAIHKLSTATALAANDVRVPDVTLALGNQTLNAVRSRYGEEAVYKTAIGTHGGGTWKVGPDDPINAKVGNRYAFLQELIDREDARHRDVRVYVVDGEIIGAMYRYAPDNDWRTNVALGGSVENATDDLPETAREMARRASDAIGLDYAGVDLVEGDEGWFVLEVNPTAGFKGLYEATQVSPAPYIAKLAIERGGGEVDEDRVAELSAVLDDSRPSAQPADASAFDGEPAVIGYTEEVVLSGTSGSKTVLAKSDTGATRTSIDTSLAADIGAGPIKSITRVKSGSSKTSKSRPVVDVVVGVGGNQHTVTASVEDRSHMDYPVLLGRDILENYQVDVSRRIDRDAQDRPEEEE from the coding sequence ATGGCTGTTTCCGATTCCGTCACCGTCGGCGTACTGAGCCTTCACACCAGTAAGGAAACCAAGGCGATTCTCAACGCTGTCGAGGAACTCGGCCACGACACCGAGTGGCTCCGCGCCGAGAACACCGCCGTCAGCGTCGCCGACGGGAGCGCTACCCTCGAACCCGCTGTCGACGTTATCGCCAACCGGATGCTGCTATCGAACACGGAACAGCCCTGCGAGGAGCTCGGCCTGGCGAACACCGTCTCAGGGCTGGTCCCGATGCTCAACGAGCCCCAGTCGGTGCTGACGGCGATCCACAAGCTCTCGACGGCGACGGCGCTCGCAGCCAACGACGTCAGGGTCCCCGACGTGACGCTTGCCCTCGGTAACCAGACGCTCAACGCGGTCCGATCCCGGTACGGCGAGGAAGCCGTCTACAAGACGGCGATCGGCACCCACGGCGGCGGAACCTGGAAGGTCGGCCCGGACGACCCGATCAACGCGAAGGTCGGCAATCGATACGCCTTCCTCCAGGAGCTGATCGACCGCGAGGACGCCCGCCACCGCGACGTTCGAGTTTACGTCGTTGACGGGGAGATCATCGGGGCGATGTACCGCTACGCGCCCGACAACGACTGGCGGACGAACGTCGCCCTCGGAGGCTCCGTCGAGAACGCGACCGACGATCTTCCCGAGACGGCCCGCGAGATGGCTCGCCGAGCCAGCGACGCCATCGGGCTCGATTACGCCGGCGTCGATCTCGTCGAGGGCGACGAAGGCTGGTTCGTCCTCGAGGTCAACCCGACCGCGGGGTTCAAGGGGCTGTACGAGGCGACCCAGGTCAGCCCCGCTCCCTACATCGCCAAGCTCGCGATCGAACGCGGCGGCGGCGAGGTCGACGAGGACCGCGTCGCGGAGCTGTCAGCGGTGCTCGACGACTCCCGGCCGTCGGCCCAGCCGGCGGACGCGTCGGCGTTCGACGGGGAGCCGGCGGTGATCGGCTACACCGAGGAGGTCGTTCTCTCGGGGACCAGCGGCTCGAAGACCGTCCTCGCGAAGTCCGACACCGGAGCGACCCGGACGAGTATCGACACCTCGCTGGCGGCCGACATCGGCGCCGGTCCGATCAAGTCGATCACGCGGGTCAAATCCGGCAGCAGCAAGACCTCCAAGAGCCGTCCCGTCGTCGACGTCGTCGTCGGCGTCGGCGGCAACCAACATACCGTCACCGCAAGCGTCGAGGATCGCAGCCACATGGACTACCCCGTCTTGCTTGGTCGGGACATCCTCGAGAACTACCAGGTCGACGTCAGTCGACGGATCGATCGCGACGCACAGGACAGACCCGAAGAGGAGGAGTGA
- a CDS encoding succinate dehydrogenase hydrophobic anchor subunit, whose amino-acid sequence MAERYSSFTRGGTNWFLQRVTAAFLIVVLAFHFFQLHFVNHAADVTFMGTQARMENVGYFLTMVLFLIAGTFHGVNGVYNALVNQGLEGTPKKVVLAVLVLAGIALIVQGIWVAVAMAGWT is encoded by the coding sequence ATGGCCGAACGCTACTCCTCTTTCACGCGGGGCGGTACCAACTGGTTCCTCCAGCGGGTTACCGCGGCGTTTCTGATCGTCGTGCTGGCGTTTCACTTCTTCCAGCTGCACTTCGTGAACCACGCGGCCGACGTCACCTTCATGGGTACGCAGGCCCGAATGGAGAACGTTGGATACTTCCTGACGATGGTGTTGTTCCTGATCGCGGGGACGTTCCACGGCGTCAACGGCGTCTACAACGCCCTGGTCAACCAGGGACTCGAGGGAACGCCCAAGAAGGTCGTCCTCGCGGTCCTCGTGCTGGCCGGAATCGCACTCATCGTCCAGGGTATCTGGGTCGCAGTCGCCATGGCGGGGTGGACCTAA
- a CDS encoding XapX domain-containing protein, with translation MNIQLIVLGLLTGTLTGAFFALVDVPIPAPPELPGLMGIVGIYFGYKLVEVSGVSLNVLESIGL, from the coding sequence ATGAATATTCAGCTCATCGTCCTCGGTCTGCTGACCGGTACGCTCACCGGGGCCTTCTTCGCACTCGTCGACGTTCCGATCCCCGCACCGCCCGAACTGCCGGGCCTAATGGGGATCGTCGGTATTTACTTCGGCTACAAACTGGTCGAGGTTTCGGGTGTGAGTCTGAACGTCCTCGAATCGATCGGACTCTAA
- the sdhC gene encoding succinate dehydrogenase, cytochrome b556 subunit: protein MSQSYNRGLIEDFGRWKEFSAGMWAWIFHKFTGWMLIGYLFTHIAVLSTAIGAASGDPALIPQGEDVYTQTIQGLESLFIIRVLEVGLLAVAVFHILNGLRLLMVDLGIGLTAQDKSFYASLVLTGIITVASVPTFMDGVAI, encoded by the coding sequence ATGAGTCAGTCTTACAATCGCGGTCTCATCGAGGACTTCGGTCGCTGGAAGGAGTTCTCGGCCGGAATGTGGGCGTGGATCTTCCACAAGTTCACCGGGTGGATGTTGATCGGCTACCTGTTTACCCACATCGCCGTGCTGAGTACGGCCATCGGCGCCGCAAGCGGCGATCCAGCGCTGATCCCACAGGGCGAGGACGTCTACACCCAGACCATCCAGGGTCTCGAGTCGCTGTTTATCATCCGTGTGCTCGAAGTCGGCCTGCTTGCCGTCGCCGTCTTCCACATCCTGAACGGGCTGCGGCTACTGATGGTCGATCTCGGAATCGGCCTCACCGCACAGGACAAGAGCTTCTACGCCTCGCTGGTGTTGACCGGCATCATCACCGTCGCGAGCGTGCCGACGTTCATGGACGGGGTGGCGATCTAA
- a CDS encoding oligosaccharide flippase family protein, whose protein sequence is MNRQEHIVRGFKATLVSRAVYMVSSALLMLVLARFLLDPDGYGALYWAIGVLAVIQLVADLGLGKSAARYFSEYSERDPGQIPHLIRTTLALKLTLLAIVTTALLAFHEQLAAALGDPGAAPFLAAGALYIIAFSFSTTSQIALQGFNRLEYSAAIQAISGVARLVFAVAFVVLGMGALGALFGYVVGYALSAAVGVTILYLEYYARYEPAEQYEPGLARRLAEYSVPLTATRSANVIDKRIDVVLVGVFLTPAAVAFYQLGKQIADFALAPAEALGFTISPNFGEQKATGQLADARGIYETSLTNVLLLYVPAAVGLVIVAEPFVTMVFGADYAGAAPVLQILAGFIVLQAITNLTSDSLDYLGRARSRAIAKGVTSVANFGLNLVLIPTLGVVGAAAATVATHTVYVAVNLYILHSELSLRLERLARTVVRIGAITGVMAVAVLLVTPLISNVIMLFVAIGLGAATWWVLAVTTGMIDVQEVRSVIS, encoded by the coding sequence ATGAACAGACAGGAGCACATCGTTCGCGGGTTCAAGGCGACGCTGGTCTCGCGGGCGGTATACATGGTTTCGAGCGCGCTGTTGATGCTCGTCCTGGCGCGCTTTCTCCTCGATCCAGACGGCTACGGCGCGCTGTACTGGGCGATCGGCGTCCTGGCCGTGATCCAGCTCGTCGCCGATCTCGGACTCGGGAAATCGGCCGCACGATACTTCTCGGAGTACAGCGAGCGGGACCCGGGCCAGATCCCCCATCTGATCCGGACGACGCTGGCGCTGAAGCTCACGTTGCTCGCGATCGTTACGACCGCCCTTCTGGCGTTTCACGAGCAACTCGCCGCGGCACTTGGCGATCCCGGCGCCGCCCCCTTCCTGGCAGCGGGTGCGCTTTATATCATCGCCTTCTCGTTTAGCACGACCTCCCAGATCGCGCTCCAGGGGTTCAACCGCCTCGAGTACAGCGCGGCGATCCAGGCGATCAGTGGCGTCGCCCGCCTGGTGTTTGCGGTTGCGTTCGTCGTCCTGGGGATGGGTGCGCTCGGCGCGCTGTTTGGCTACGTCGTCGGATACGCCCTCTCCGCGGCCGTCGGGGTGACGATCCTGTACCTCGAGTACTACGCCCGGTACGAGCCCGCCGAGCAGTACGAGCCCGGACTCGCCCGGCGCCTCGCCGAGTACAGCGTTCCCCTCACCGCCACCCGCAGCGCGAACGTGATCGACAAACGTATCGACGTCGTCCTCGTCGGCGTCTTTTTGACCCCCGCGGCGGTCGCGTTCTATCAGCTGGGGAAACAGATCGCGGACTTCGCGCTCGCGCCCGCGGAGGCGCTCGGATTTACGATCTCCCCGAACTTCGGCGAGCAGAAAGCCACCGGACAGCTCGCGGACGCCCGGGGGATCTACGAGACGTCGCTGACGAACGTGCTTCTGTTGTACGTTCCCGCGGCGGTCGGACTCGTGATCGTCGCCGAGCCGTTCGTCACGATGGTGTTCGGTGCCGACTACGCCGGGGCAGCGCCCGTGTTACAGATCCTCGCGGGGTTTATCGTCCTGCAGGCGATCACGAACCTGACGAGCGATAGCCTGGACTACCTCGGACGGGCCCGTTCCCGAGCGATCGCCAAGGGGGTGACGTCGGTCGCGAACTTCGGGTTGAACCTCGTGCTCATCCCGACCCTCGGCGTTGTCGGCGCCGCCGCGGCGACGGTCGCGACCCACACCGTCTACGTCGCCGTGAACCTCTATATCCTCCACAGTGAGCTCTCCCTGCGGCTCGAGCGGCTCGCACGAACGGTCGTTCGTATCGGCGCCATCACCGGCGTGATGGCCGTCGCTGTGTTGCTCGTAACGCCGCTGATATCGAACGTCATCATGCTGTTCGTCGCGATCGGGCTCGGTGCGGCCACCTGGTGGGTCCTCGCGGTGACGACCGGGATGATCGACGTCCAGGAGGTTCGGTCGGTGATCTCCTGA
- a CDS encoding 5'-deoxyadenosine deaminase, with product MLLTGTVVADADTVIEDGAVVVEDDEIVAVGERSDCLETYPDHKRHSCDVLMPGTVGAHVHSVQSLGRGIADDTELLDWLFEYVLPMEAELSATEMRAAAELGYLELIESGTTSCIDHLSVAHAEEAFEAARELGVRGRLGKVLMDKESPPGLLEDTDDALAESERLIERYHGAADGRIQYAVTPRFAVSCTESCLRGSRELADAYDGVRIHTHASENRGEIETVENETGRRNVHWLDEVGLTGEDVVLAHCVWTDESEREVLAETGTNVTYCPSSNMKLASGVAPVLDYLDRGINVALGNDGPPCNNALDPFTEMRQASLLQKVDRLEPQALPARTVFEMATVNGAEAAGFERVGKLREGWKADVIGLETELTRATPIHDVLSHLTFAAHGDDVTFTMVDGEVLQRDGDVLVADAGAIRERAREFAAGLDVAP from the coding sequence ATGTTGCTGACGGGAACCGTCGTCGCCGACGCCGACACCGTGATCGAGGACGGTGCGGTCGTCGTCGAGGACGACGAAATCGTCGCCGTCGGAGAGCGGTCGGACTGTCTCGAGACGTACCCGGACCACAAGCGCCACTCGTGTGACGTGCTCATGCCCGGCACGGTCGGTGCACACGTCCACTCGGTCCAGAGTCTCGGACGCGGGATCGCCGACGACACCGAGTTGCTGGACTGGCTCTTCGAGTACGTGTTGCCGATGGAGGCCGAGCTCTCGGCGACGGAGATGCGCGCCGCCGCCGAGCTGGGGTATCTCGAGCTGATCGAGAGCGGGACGACGAGCTGTATCGACCACCTCTCGGTCGCCCACGCCGAGGAGGCCTTCGAGGCCGCCCGCGAACTCGGCGTCCGCGGTCGGCTCGGGAAGGTACTGATGGACAAGGAGTCCCCACCGGGGCTGCTCGAGGACACCGACGACGCCCTGGCCGAGAGCGAGCGGCTGATCGAGCGCTACCACGGCGCGGCGGACGGGCGGATCCAGTACGCCGTCACTCCCCGGTTTGCGGTGAGCTGTACCGAGTCCTGTCTCCGAGGGAGTCGAGAGCTCGCGGACGCCTACGACGGCGTCCGGATCCACACCCACGCCAGCGAGAACCGCGGCGAGATCGAGACCGTCGAGAACGAAACCGGTCGCCGGAACGTCCACTGGCTCGACGAGGTCGGCCTCACCGGCGAGGACGTCGTGCTCGCCCACTGCGTCTGGACCGACGAGAGCGAGCGAGAGGTGCTCGCCGAGACCGGTACCAACGTCACCTACTGTCCGTCCTCGAACATGAAACTCGCCAGCGGCGTCGCGCCGGTGCTCGACTACCTGGATCGCGGGATCAACGTCGCGCTGGGCAACGACGGGCCGCCGTGTAACAACGCGCTCGACCCGTTCACCGAGATGCGTCAGGCCTCGCTCTTACAGAAGGTCGATCGGCTCGAACCCCAGGCCCTGCCCGCACGGACGGTCTTCGAGATGGCGACGGTAAACGGCGCCGAAGCCGCCGGCTTCGAACGGGTCGGGAAGCTCCGTGAGGGATGGAAGGCCGACGTGATCGGCCTCGAGACCGAGCTGACGCGCGCGACGCCGATCCACGACGTCCTCTCACACCTCACCTTCGCCGCACACGGCGACGACGTAACCTTCACGATGGTCGACGGCGAGGTCCTCCAGCGCGACGGCGACGTCCTCGTCGCCGACGCCGGAGCGATCCGCGAGCGGGCCCGGGAGTTCGCCGCCGGGCTGGATGTCGCTCCCTGA
- a CDS encoding helix-turn-helix domain-containing protein produces the protein MQLDSRPTVSIPEEFDSAQAKLIYLYLREWPNASADEICTALGIEKGTFLSVARTLREREHVERVEGRYRLA, from the coding sequence ATGCAACTCGACTCGCGACCGACGGTTTCGATCCCCGAGGAGTTCGACTCGGCACAGGCGAAGCTGATCTACCTCTACCTGCGGGAGTGGCCGAACGCGAGCGCCGACGAGATCTGTACGGCGCTCGGCATCGAGAAAGGGACCTTCCTCTCGGTCGCACGGACGCTTCGCGAGCGCGAGCACGTCGAACGGGTCGAGGGCCGCTACCGGCTGGCCTGA
- a CDS encoding FAD-binding protein — protein sequence MYEHDVIVVGAGGAGLRAAIAAHEAGADTAIVSKLHPVRSHTGAAEGGINAALQEGDDWELHAYDTMKGSDYLADAPAVETLAQDAPEETMQLEHWGMPFSREEDGRVSQRPFGGLSYPRTTYAGAETGHHLLHTMYEQVVKRGIQVYDEWYVMNLVTDDAADPNDRSCHGVVAYDVQSGNVEGFKANNGVVLATGGPGQAFDHTTNAVSCTGDGHAMAYRAGAPLEDMEFIQFHPTSLPSTGVLISEGVRGEGGILYNAKGERFMFEHGYANNSGELASRDVVARAELTEVGEGRGVEDEYVHLDMRHLGEERILSRLENILHLAEDFEGVDGLVEPMPVKPGQHYAMGGIDVDENGQTNISGLYAAGECACVSVHGGNRLGGNALPELIVFGKRAGRHAAGEDLGEAKIRTGYGDDVEDEDADLPVTPGSAGIDTTGGVAADGGVTTEADGLLERAVEQERARVDHLMDKDDGVQHAQIRAKLQQAMTDYVNVFRTRDGIEKALRVIRECRQEYQDVYVDDPSRTFNTDLQQTYETRNLIDVAETIALGALVRNEFRGAHWRQENQQRDDDEWLKHTLISWDDGEPNIFYRPVILEGQEKTYEPKVRSY from the coding sequence ATGTACGAACACGACGTTATCGTGGTCGGCGCCGGCGGCGCCGGCCTCCGGGCCGCAATCGCAGCGCACGAGGCGGGCGCCGACACGGCGATCGTCTCGAAACTCCACCCGGTCCGCAGCCACACCGGCGCGGCCGAGGGCGGGATCAACGCTGCCCTCCAGGAGGGTGACGACTGGGAACTCCACGCCTACGACACGATGAAGGGGTCGGACTACCTCGCCGACGCCCCCGCCGTCGAGACGCTGGCCCAAGACGCGCCCGAGGAGACGATGCAGCTCGAACACTGGGGAATGCCCTTCTCCCGCGAGGAGGACGGACGCGTCTCCCAGCGGCCGTTCGGCGGACTCTCGTATCCACGAACGACCTACGCCGGTGCCGAGACCGGCCACCACCTGCTGCACACGATGTACGAGCAGGTCGTCAAACGCGGGATCCAGGTCTACGACGAGTGGTACGTGATGAATCTCGTCACCGACGACGCCGCCGACCCGAACGACCGATCCTGTCACGGCGTCGTTGCCTACGACGTCCAGTCCGGCAACGTCGAGGGGTTCAAGGCAAACAACGGGGTCGTCCTCGCGACGGGCGGTCCCGGCCAGGCGTTCGACCACACCACAAACGCCGTCTCCTGTACCGGCGACGGCCACGCGATGGCCTACCGGGCCGGCGCACCGCTGGAGGACATGGAGTTCATCCAGTTCCACCCCACATCGCTGCCGTCAACGGGCGTCCTCATCTCCGAGGGAGTCCGCGGCGAGGGCGGGATCCTCTACAATGCGAAGGGCGAACGGTTCATGTTCGAGCACGGGTACGCGAACAACTCCGGCGAGCTCGCCTCCCGCGACGTCGTCGCCCGCGCCGAGCTCACCGAGGTCGGCGAGGGACGGGGCGTCGAGGACGAGTACGTCCACCTCGACATGCGCCACCTCGGCGAGGAGCGCATCCTCAGCCGCCTCGAAAACATTCTGCACCTCGCAGAGGACTTCGAGGGTGTCGACGGGCTCGTCGAGCCGATGCCGGTCAAACCCGGCCAGCACTACGCGATGGGCGGGATCGACGTCGACGAGAACGGCCAGACAAACATTAGCGGGCTCTACGCGGCCGGTGAGTGTGCCTGTGTCTCCGTCCACGGCGGCAACCGGCTGGGCGGGAACGCACTCCCCGAGCTGATCGTCTTCGGCAAGCGGGCGGGTCGCCACGCAGCCGGCGAGGACTTAGGCGAGGCCAAGATCCGAACGGGGTACGGCGACGACGTCGAGGACGAGGACGCCGACCTCCCGGTGACGCCCGGCAGTGCCGGCATCGATACTACGGGAGGCGTCGCCGCGGACGGCGGCGTCACGACCGAGGCCGATGGCCTTCTCGAGCGTGCCGTCGAGCAGGAACGGGCCCGCGTCGATCACCTGATGGACAAAGACGACGGCGTCCAGCACGCCCAGATCCGCGCGAAGCTCCAGCAGGCGATGACCGACTACGTCAACGTCTTCCGCACCAGGGATGGGATCGAGAAGGCCCTGCGTGTGATCCGTGAGTGCCGCCAGGAGTACCAGGACGTCTACGTCGACGACCCGTCCCGGACGTTCAACACCGACCTCCAGCAGACCTACGAGACGCGCAACCTGATCGACGTCGCCGAGACGATCGCGCTGGGTGCCCTGGTGCGCAACGAGTTCCGCGGCGCTCACTGGCGCCAGGAGAACCAACAGCGCGACGACGACGAGTGGCTCAAGCACACGCTGATCTCGTGGGACGACGGCGAGCCGAACATCTTCTATCGGCCCGTCATCCTCGAGGGTCAGGAGAAGACCTACGAGCCGAAGGTGCGCAGCTACTGA
- a CDS encoding GNAT family N-acetyltransferase — protein sequence MEIREATDADVETIRSIADRSLSSTYTDFLGEETIEAAIEQWYGEEFTEEIDDDHSLILVVERDDEVIGFSHSELVGQQYSNGQLLWLHIDPDARGDGIGVRLLVRTREKLLDDGADQVQCFVLEDNEGGNTFYENHGFEQADQREVEIGSETFTENIYVEGELESGDEWTAIDEREIDDQTVYVSYGDADRGSKAPFYGAYESEGQADRYGWLCGNCDSIDNAMDTMGRIECNACGNRRKPTRWDSSYL from the coding sequence ATGGAGATTCGCGAAGCGACAGACGCCGACGTCGAGACGATCCGTTCGATCGCAGACCGTTCGCTCTCTTCGACTTACACCGACTTCCTCGGCGAGGAGACGATCGAGGCAGCCATCGAACAGTGGTACGGCGAAGAGTTCACCGAGGAAATCGATGACGACCACTCGCTGATCCTGGTCGTCGAGCGCGACGACGAGGTGATCGGGTTCTCCCACAGCGAACTGGTCGGTCAGCAGTACAGCAACGGCCAGCTGCTGTGGCTCCACATCGATCCCGACGCCCGCGGCGACGGCATCGGCGTCCGGCTGCTCGTCCGGACCCGGGAGAAGCTCCTCGACGACGGTGCCGACCAGGTCCAGTGTTTCGTCCTCGAGGACAACGAGGGCGGGAACACGTTCTACGAGAACCACGGGTTCGAACAGGCCGATCAGCGCGAGGTCGAGATCGGCTCGGAGACGTTCACCGAGAACATCTACGTCGAAGGCGAGCTCGAAAGCGGCGACGAGTGGACCGCCATCGACGAGCGCGAGATCGACGACCAGACGGTGTACGTCAGCTACGGTGACGCGGACCGAGGGTCGAAGGCCCCGTTCTACGGCGCTTACGAGAGCGAGGGCCAGGCCGACCGGTACGGCTGGCTCTGTGGCAACTGCGATTCGATCGACAACGCGATGGATACGATGGGGCGAATCGAGTGCAACGCCTGTGGCAACCGCCGCAAGCCGACCCGCTGGGACTCCTCGTACCTGTAA
- a CDS encoding succinate dehydrogenase/fumarate reductase iron-sulfur subunit gives MSTQQEQPQEPESQEAPEDPEMRGAESPQQERLKEKEQGLAQDEAVDESDVEGETVHLKVFRYDPEVEGKQEPRFDDFYVPFEKGMTVLDAVMYARDEFDSSLTFRHSCRQAVCGSDAFFVNGKQQLGCKTQISELKQPIRIEPLPHQEVVKDLVVDMDHFYDQMHAVEPYFQDEDTPDTADLEEQRQSPENREKIKMSSRCIWCAACMSSCNIAAGDNEYLGPAAINKAYKFAMDDREDDEIKEHRLRILEQEHGVWRCQTQFSCTEVCPKDIPLTEHIQELKREAVKKNLKFW, from the coding sequence ATGAGTACGCAACAGGAACAACCGCAAGAACCCGAATCGCAGGAAGCACCGGAAGACCCCGAGATGCGGGGTGCCGAGTCGCCACAGCAGGAGCGACTCAAGGAAAAAGAGCAGGGACTGGCCCAGGACGAGGCCGTCGACGAGTCCGACGTCGAGGGTGAGACGGTACACCTCAAGGTGTTCCGCTACGACCCCGAGGTCGAGGGCAAACAGGAACCCCGTTTCGACGACTTCTACGTCCCCTTCGAGAAGGGGATGACCGTCCTCGACGCGGTGATGTACGCCCGCGACGAGTTCGACTCCTCGCTGACCTTCCGTCACTCCTGTCGGCAGGCCGTCTGTGGCTCCGACGCCTTCTTCGTCAACGGCAAACAGCAGCTCGGCTGCAAAACCCAGATCTCGGAGCTCAAACAGCCGATCCGGATCGAACCGCTTCCGCATCAGGAGGTCGTCAAGGACCTGGTCGTCGACATGGACCACTTCTACGACCAGATGCACGCCGTCGAGCCGTACTTCCAGGACGAGGACACCCCGGATACGGCCGACCTCGAGGAGCAACGCCAGAGCCCCGAGAACCGCGAGAAGATCAAGATGTCCTCGCGGTGTATCTGGTGTGCCGCCTGTATGTCCAGCTGTAACATCGCGGCCGGCGACAACGAGTATCTGGGCCCGGCGGCGATCAACAAGGCCTACAAGTTCGCGATGGACGACCGAGAGGACGACGAGATCAAGGAGCACCGACTCCGCATCCTCGAACAGGAACACGGCGTCTGGCGGTGCCAGACCCAGTTCTCCTGTACCGAGGTGTGTCCGAAAGACATCCCCCTGACCGAGCACATTCAGGAGCTCAAACGGGAGGCAGTCAAGAAGAACCTGAAGTTCTGGTAA
- a CDS encoding succinylglutamate desuccinylase/aspartoacylase family protein, translating to MSGNDAADDDSRESSDPPAIDDDVFTYDGGRVDPGESANIRYGISETYLGDPVRIPVTIINGDHPGPTAFLSAAAHGDELNGIEVVREVAHDWDHAELHGTLVCLPVMNVPGFLAQERYLPIYDRDLNRSFPGREGSTSARRMAHRIFTNFIEPCDFGIDFHTSTRGRTNMLHARANMDDPGAARVACAFSSHVIIAGQGPSGTLRREATDAGVPTVTIEMGEAHRFQRRLIDRALTGVASVFAEFGLHPGAAVHWPGWRTVIDSDDEKTWLRADAGGIVDMKHGRGSLVEEGDVICTITNPFKEKEDIVTVEAPFTGLIVGVLENPVVYPGNPLCHLVGLEPDTRTALENDRTGSRTGSRSQLPM from the coding sequence ATGAGCGGTAACGACGCGGCGGACGACGACTCGAGAGAGTCGTCCGATCCGCCGGCGATCGACGACGACGTCTTTACGTACGACGGCGGCCGGGTCGATCCCGGTGAGTCGGCAAACATTCGGTACGGAATCAGCGAGACGTATCTCGGCGATCCCGTGCGGATTCCGGTGACGATCATCAACGGGGACCATCCCGGGCCGACGGCGTTTCTCTCGGCGGCTGCACACGGCGACGAACTCAACGGGATCGAAGTCGTCCGTGAGGTCGCTCACGACTGGGATCACGCCGAACTCCACGGAACGCTGGTCTGTCTGCCGGTGATGAACGTTCCCGGCTTTCTGGCCCAGGAACGGTACTTGCCGATCTACGATCGGGACCTCAACCGATCGTTCCCGGGACGGGAGGGGTCGACCAGCGCCAGGCGGATGGCCCACCGGATCTTCACGAACTTCATCGAGCCCTGCGACTTCGGGATCGACTTCCACACCTCGACCCGAGGACGGACCAACATGCTTCACGCGCGGGCGAATATGGACGACCCCGGCGCTGCACGGGTCGCCTGTGCGTTCAGCTCCCACGTCATCATCGCGGGCCAGGGGCCGTCGGGCACCCTTCGTCGCGAGGCGACCGACGCCGGCGTTCCGACGGTGACCATCGAAATGGGCGAGGCCCACCGCTTCCAGCGGCGGCTGATCGACCGCGCGCTCACCGGCGTCGCCAGCGTGTTCGCGGAGTTCGGCCTCCATCCGGGCGCGGCCGTCCACTGGCCGGGCTGGCGGACCGTCATCGACAGCGACGACGAGAAGACCTGGCTCCGGGCCGACGCCGGCGGGATCGTCGACATGAAACACGGCCGCGGATCGCTCGTCGAGGAGGGAGACGTGATCTGTACCATCACGAACCCGTTCAAGGAGAAAGAGGACATCGTCACCGTCGAGGCGCCGTTCACCGGGCTGATCGTCGGCGTCCTCGAGAACCCGGTCGTCTACCCGGGGAACCCGCTCTGTCATCTGGTTGGCCTCGAGCCCGATACTCGGACGGCTCTCGAAAACGACCGGACGGGATCCAGAACCGGCTCGCGGTCCCAGCTCCCGATGTGA